One genomic region from Granulicatella adiacens ATCC 49175 encodes:
- a CDS encoding DNA translocase FtsK, which produces MAKQTKKKTSRSKNTQNSNPLLSIEALAVFLIVYCLLAIFQLGFLGKFFANVIRFFIGDLFVFGGICGILAGFGMLFRGRMPKIIWRWTVAAVCSSIALLLFVSVMTYSSFTSSGSPLFQEMMNRFMVDFTSNMISQNLGGGLIGTLLYAGTYFLVSQWGTYLLVFLLLVCSALLIFDIHLSDVMNFVRTHVSNLSQKIAEKKAEKEAKQKALEEEDLYTSNPETHPDDSLPVEEPVKEERKEHSLLNRMKNAFFDDYEDESMVDTEQELYEPVYSEPVVSPEPVPPVTPVVSTPSPIASKTQENSIHEDDAFEDDGEDIGDLAMGGEENDEDYQLPPVTLLNPVQQSDQSNERTIVERNMRILERTFASFGVDAKVMPNPMLGPAVTKYEIQPAIGVKVSKIVNLSDDIALALAAKDIRIEAPIPGKPYVGIEVPNSQTSFVSFSDVIQSAIQSPKPLDVPLGRDISGNVRLCDITKMPHMLIAGSTGSGKSVCINGIITSILMKTKPHEVKLMMIDPKMVELNVYNGIPHLLTPVVTNPRKAAQALQKVVAEMEKRYELFASMGMRNIDGYNAHVEQYNRETGENNPTLPYIVVIVDELADLMMVASNEVEDTIIRLAQMARAAGIHMILATQRPSVDVITGIIKANVPSRIAFAVSSGTDSRTIIDANGAEKLLGRGDMLYMPMGENKPIRVQGAFLTDEEVERIVDFVKNQQEVEYDEAMMPSENTTAAGGSEPEDELFYEVIELLKEQETISTSYLQRRFRIGFNRAARMIDDLEARGYVGPADGSKGRKVNVHVFSENNASETTETNT; this is translated from the coding sequence GTGGCTAAACAAACAAAGAAAAAAACGTCTAGAAGCAAAAATACTCAAAACTCAAATCCCTTACTTTCTATAGAAGCGTTAGCGGTATTTTTGATTGTCTATTGTTTATTAGCAATATTTCAACTGGGATTCTTGGGTAAATTTTTTGCAAACGTCATTCGCTTCTTTATAGGAGATTTATTTGTGTTCGGAGGCATTTGCGGAATCCTTGCTGGATTTGGAATGCTCTTTAGAGGACGAATGCCTAAAATTATTTGGAGATGGACTGTGGCAGCAGTTTGCTCAAGTATTGCGTTACTCCTATTTGTATCGGTAATGACTTATAGTAGCTTTACGAGTTCAGGGTCTCCTTTATTTCAAGAGATGATGAACCGATTTATGGTTGATTTTACATCCAATATGATTTCTCAAAACCTTGGTGGAGGGCTCATTGGTACGCTTTTATATGCGGGAACTTATTTCCTCGTATCGCAATGGGGAACTTATTTATTAGTATTCTTACTTCTAGTATGCAGTGCCTTACTTATTTTTGATATTCATTTAAGTGATGTTATGAATTTTGTTCGAACTCACGTATCCAATCTTTCTCAAAAAATTGCTGAGAAAAAGGCAGAAAAAGAAGCCAAACAAAAAGCGCTTGAAGAAGAGGATTTATATACTTCAAATCCAGAAACCCATCCGGATGATTCTTTACCAGTAGAAGAACCAGTAAAGGAAGAACGAAAAGAACATTCCTTATTAAACCGAATGAAAAATGCCTTCTTTGATGATTATGAAGATGAATCAATGGTAGATACGGAGCAGGAATTGTATGAACCTGTCTACAGTGAGCCAGTAGTTTCTCCAGAGCCAGTTCCGCCGGTAACACCAGTAGTTTCAACTCCATCGCCAATCGCTTCTAAAACACAAGAAAACTCTATCCATGAGGATGATGCGTTTGAGGATGATGGGGAAGATATCGGAGACTTAGCAATGGGAGGCGAGGAAAATGATGAAGATTATCAATTACCTCCAGTGACCTTATTGAATCCTGTTCAACAATCCGATCAATCGAATGAACGTACAATTGTGGAACGCAATATGCGTATTTTAGAGCGTACGTTTGCAAGTTTTGGGGTGGATGCTAAAGTCATGCCAAACCCAATGCTAGGGCCAGCCGTTACAAAATACGAAATTCAACCAGCAATCGGTGTGAAGGTAAGTAAGATTGTTAACTTGAGTGATGATATAGCTCTAGCACTTGCTGCTAAAGATATTCGTATCGAAGCTCCAATCCCAGGAAAACCATATGTAGGGATTGAAGTTCCAAATAGCCAAACAAGTTTTGTATCCTTTAGCGATGTGATTCAATCGGCGATTCAATCTCCAAAACCTTTAGACGTACCATTAGGAAGAGATATCTCTGGTAATGTTCGTCTTTGCGATATTACGAAAATGCCGCATATGTTAATTGCCGGTTCAACTGGTTCTGGTAAATCCGTATGTATTAACGGCATTATCACAAGTATTTTAATGAAGACAAAACCACATGAAGTGAAACTGATGATGATTGATCCGAAGATGGTAGAGTTGAATGTGTATAATGGTATTCCTCATCTATTAACACCGGTTGTAACAAACCCTCGTAAAGCCGCGCAAGCCTTACAAAAGGTTGTGGCTGAGATGGAAAAACGTTACGAATTATTTGCTTCAATGGGAATGCGTAATATCGATGGGTATAACGCTCATGTCGAACAATATAACCGTGAAACAGGCGAAAATAACCCAACGCTTCCTTATATCGTCGTGATTGTAGACGAACTTGCGGACTTAATGATGGTTGCAAGTAATGAAGTGGAAGACACGATTATTCGTCTTGCGCAAATGGCTCGTGCTGCCGGGATTCATATGATTCTAGCAACACAACGTCCATCGGTTGACGTTATCACAGGGATTATTAAAGCCAACGTTCCTTCTCGTATCGCCTTTGCGGTATCTAGTGGTACAGACTCTCGTACGATTATTGATGCTAATGGCGCTGAGAAACTTTTAGGACGCGGGGATATGCTGTATATGCCAATGGGTGAAAATAAACCAATTCGTGTACAGGGTGCATTCTTAACGGATGAAGAAGTCGAACGTATCGTTGATTTCGTGAAAAATCAGCAAGAAGTAGAGTATGATGAAGCGATGATGCCTTCAGAAAACACAACTGCTGCTGGTGGTAGTGAACCTGAAGACGAACTATTCTACGAAGTCATCGAATTATTAAAAGAACAAGAAACGATTAGTACTTCCTACTTACAAAGACGTTTCCGTATCGGATTTAACCGTGCAGCACGAATGATTGACGATTTAGAAGCGCGTGGTTATGTCGGTCCTGCAGATGGAAGCAAAGGAAGAAAAGTGAATGTTCATGTTTTCAGTGAAAATAATGCTTCTGAAACCACTGAAACAAACACTTAG